From one Phycodurus eques isolate BA_2022a chromosome 6, UOR_Pequ_1.1, whole genome shotgun sequence genomic stretch:
- the akap8l gene encoding A-kinase anchor protein 8-like, protein MEGRNYGSGFSNWGGGGSGNRGSGNFDLFGGNYKNSMSGYGGYGGGNSKRGLSGSSMLHQKITHADEVIAKINQRLDMLTQLEGGMKGGRGDRFGQFESFDSLSSSSRDLYRSGGSSYGCDDGRGDNMLLGQRGGSGFGGGMGQGGGGGFNSLSSSYGVAKMRQNMRESFTSGSGGGGWAGAGRRSPRRGGGSGGRGSGGGFGSYRSDPMSLGGGGRGSGHSPGGGRGKLPSLLSNRMYSESGGFHQGPSQGPHDFPGRHFGGGPRAGRQRGRKRPLNKQVKPQNDVQKKRKQMLTPADEPESKINKTESTDAGASQVKADKNGDNNEELTATEETTDGDSGAAKQDEGAEKKAAQDKQTSPRAPAKSAKMKKKRGFQERVMFACSVCKFRSFYKEEMERHLESRFHKDHFKFLSGQLSKPTTDFLQEYLQNKFQKTDQMVRQLENHSAAICQMYRDQDLTKDLGMEHFLKKVEAAHCSACDIFIPMELHLIQKHIKSHDHNYNRKGMMEQSKRASLSVARSILNHKVIGKKLESYLKGENPFTGNQEGQDASNSMVVDATEEQKAAVTVEKESEAAEAAAQQAAEVEAAEEVKMAADEKKEKKEEEEEPTVAGMEGEEEEQLMQEGEAEEEEGFEVGEEEEEEEEGDVEGYVVHDEVDDDEDGAEVATAVEDDEHKE, encoded by the exons ATGGAAGGCAGAAACTACGGCTCAG GTTTTTCCAATTGGGGTGGTGGAGGGTCTGGCAACAGAG GTTCTGGGAACTTTGATCTATTTGGTGGGAATTATAAGAATTCCATGTCGGGTTACGGGGGCTACGGTGGCGGCAACTCCAAGAGAGGCCTCTCTGGGTCATCCATGCTGCACCAAAAGATAACTCATGCGGACGAAGTGATTGCCAAGATTAATCAGCGCTTGGACATGCTCACTCAGTTGGAGGGGGGCATGAAAGGGGGCCGAGGTGACAG GTTTGGCCAGTTCGAGTCTTTCGACtcactctcctcctcctcccgagATCTCTACAGATCTGGTGGCAGTAGCTATGGTTGTGATGATGGCCGTGGTGACAACATGCTGTTGGGCCAGCGAGGAGGCTCGGGCTTCGGGGGGGGCATGGGGCAAGGAGGGGGAGGCGGCTTCAACAGCCTCTCCTCTTCCTATGGAGTTGCTAAAATGCGACAGAATATGAGAGAGTCCTTCACCAGTGGCTCTGGAGGGGGAGGATGGGCCGGAGCAGGCCGTCGTTCCCCCAGAAGGGGCGGAGGTTCTGGGGGTCGAGGATCTGGCGGAGGGTTTGGGAGCTACAGGTCAGACCCCATGTCATTAGGCGGAGGTGGCCGGGGAAGCGGTCACTCCCCAGGAGGTGGTCGAGGCAAGCTCCCATCCCTCCTGTCCAACCGCATGTACTCAGAGAGTGGAGGTTTCCACCAGGGACCCTCCCAAGGGCCCCACGACTTTCCCGGGAGGCATTTTGGAGGGGGCCCACGGGCCGGCCGCCAGCGAGGCCGCAAGAGACCCCTTAACAAA CAGGTAAAACCACAAAATGATGTCCAGAAGAAACGAAAGCAGATGCTCACTCCTGCCGATGAGCCAGAATCTAAAATAAACAAGACTGAAAGCACCGACGCTGGCGCTTCTCAAG TGAAAGCAGACAAAAATGGTGACAACAATGAGGAGCTTACTGCAACTGAG GAGACTACTGATGGAGATTCAG GTGCGGCGAAACAGGATGAGGGCGCTGAAAAGAAGGCAGCACAGGACAAGCAAACTTCTCCCCGAGCCCCAGCCAAGtctgcaaaaatgaaaaagaagaggGGCTTTCAGGAGAG GGTTATGTTTGCATGCTCTGTGTGCAAGTTTCGATCCTTTTACAAGGAGGAGATGGAACGTCATTTGGAGAGTCGCTTCCACAAGGACCACTTCAAGTTCCTCTCAGGCCAGCTGTCCAAGCCGACCACAGACTTCCTGCAG GAGTATTTGCAGAACAAGTTCCAGAAAACGGACCAAATGGTCAGGCAGTTGGAGAACCACAGTGCTGCCATCTGCCAGATGTACAGAGACCAGGACCTCACTAAGG ATCTTGGGATGGAGCACTTCTTGAAGAAAGTGGAAGCTGCACACTGCAGTGCATGTGACATCTTCATTCCCATGGAGCTTCACCTGATTCAAAAGCACATCAAGTCCCACGACCACAACTACAATCGCAAG GGAATGATGGAGCAGTCGAAGAGAGCCAGCCTGTCGGTTGCACGCAGCATCCTCAACCACAAAGTCATTGGCAAGAAGCTGGAGAGCTACCTCAAG GGAGAAAATCCATTTACTGGTAACCAGGAGGGCCAGGACGCATCCAACTCCATGGTGGTCGACGCAACAGAGGAACAGAAGGCGGCCGTCACTGTTGAAAAAGAGTCCGAAGCGGCAGAGGCAGCAGCCCAGCAGGCGGCTGAGGTGGAAGCAGCCGAGGAAGTAAAGATGGCGGCAGacgagaagaaggagaagaaggaggaggaggaggagccaaCGGTGGCTGGCATGGAAGGTGAAGAGGAGGAGCAGTTGATGCAGGAGGGTGAggcagaggaggaagaagggTTTGAAGtcggagaggaggaggaggaggaggaggaaggtgacGTCGAGGGATATGTGGTCCACGATGAAGTTGACGATGACGAGGACGGAGCGGAGGTGGCCACCGCTGTTGAAGATGATGAGCACAAAGAGTGA